A region of Leifsonia xyli DNA encodes the following proteins:
- a CDS encoding tyrosine recombinase XerD, whose amino-acid sequence MTVAADVDAFLRHVAIERGLSANTVAAYRRDLGVYSAWLDSEGIGDVRAVTPATLSAFAVHLGTREESPLTASSLARMLSTVRGFHRFLLEEGRVEVDAARDLRPPKLPSRLPKAISVEQVSALLAATEGDDVASLRDRALLELMYATGARVSEAVGLNVDDVIDADVVRLTGKGSKQRIVPLGSYAREAVSAYLVRARPVLSAKGRATPALFLGMRGARLSRQNVWLIIRAAADRAHLEVDHLSPHTLRHSFATHLLAGGADVRVVQELLGHSSVATTQIYTLVTADTLRDVYTASHPRAR is encoded by the coding sequence ATGACCGTCGCGGCCGATGTCGACGCCTTTCTGAGGCACGTCGCCATCGAGCGCGGACTGTCGGCGAACACGGTCGCTGCGTACCGGCGCGACCTCGGCGTGTACAGCGCGTGGCTGGACTCGGAGGGCATCGGCGACGTCCGCGCCGTGACACCGGCCACGCTGTCGGCGTTCGCCGTGCACCTCGGCACGCGCGAGGAGTCGCCGCTCACCGCATCCTCGCTCGCCCGGATGCTGTCGACCGTGCGCGGCTTCCACCGGTTCCTGCTGGAGGAGGGCCGGGTCGAGGTGGATGCGGCGCGCGACCTGCGCCCGCCGAAGCTCCCGAGCCGGCTGCCGAAGGCGATCTCGGTGGAGCAGGTCTCGGCGCTGCTGGCCGCCACGGAGGGTGACGACGTCGCATCCCTGCGCGACAGGGCGCTGCTCGAGCTGATGTACGCGACGGGCGCGCGCGTCAGCGAGGCGGTCGGGCTGAACGTCGACGACGTGATCGACGCCGACGTCGTCCGCCTCACCGGCAAGGGCAGCAAGCAGCGGATCGTGCCGCTGGGGTCGTACGCGCGCGAGGCGGTGTCCGCCTACCTCGTGCGCGCCCGGCCGGTGCTGTCGGCGAAGGGGCGCGCGACGCCCGCGCTGTTCCTCGGGATGCGCGGGGCACGGCTGTCGCGCCAGAACGTCTGGCTGATCATCCGCGCCGCCGCCGACCGGGCGCACCTCGAGGTCGACCACCTGTCGCCGCACACACTGCGCCACTCGTTCGCGACCCACCTGCTGGCCGGGGGAGCGGACGTCCGCGTCGTGCAGGAGCTGCTGGGCCACTCGTCCGTCGCGACGACGCAGATCTACACGCTGGTCACCGCCGACACCCTGCGCGACGTCTACACCGCGTCCCACCCCCGCGCTCGCTGA